The window GGCAGCAGTGCGCTCCTCGAACTCGGTTATCGGTTCGCGCCGCAGGGCAGCCGCATGAGCTACGATCTGAACCTCACCGGATGGCAGGGCAAGCGTCAGGGCATCACGGGCGGTGCATCCGTCAAGTGGGCGTTCTGAGCATAGGCTAAAGTAAATATAGACAACAAAAAGAGAGATCGGATTTCCTCGAAGGAGGAGTCCGATCTCTCTTTTTACTATACGAGTTACTATACGAGATACACGCACGGCTCGTGATAATCTGCAAGCAACGTGTCATGCGTGAGAAATACCATGTTTTCGCATTTTGCTTGACAAATGAGCAGACGATCAAAGGGATCTTTGTGTGGTTTTGCCGTATCGGGGCGGTACAGTGATGACAGTGCGAAGATGTGACGGTCATGCAATGGAAGGCTCTGAAATCCTGCCTCCTGCGCATACACATCTATGGCTTGTGCGTTGATGGGCATTTGTGTCGGGTGTAGGAGATGTTTTAGCTCGATTTCCCAGAGCGAGATGATGCTGTAATAGACATCGTTTCCTGTATGCGTCAGGAGTTCTCCTGCCTTTTTTGGCAGCCTGTCATCATCAAGGAGCGCCCATAGGAGTATATGTGTATCGATGAGGTGTTTCATGCAAGCCCCTCGAACAGGTCGGCGATCTCCTCGTCCCAGTGGTCGAAATCGTCCGGAATGGTAAATTTCCCTTTTGCTGTGCCAAGTCGTTTCGGCGGTGTGATCGCTGTGGGTAACATGCCGGTTTTGTGTGCAGCGGTTGCCGGCATTCGAGAATGACTGCTGTTATTTGCCGCGCACGATATGTGCAGCATTTTTTTGCGTGCGGCGTTGGTTTTGTATTTGACTTGACG of the Selenomonas dianae genome contains:
- a CDS encoding type II toxin-antitoxin system VapC family toxin, coding for MKHLIDTHILLWALLDDDRLPKKAGELLTHTGNDVYYSIISLWEIELKHLLHPTQMPINAQAIDVYAQEAGFQSLPLHDRHIFALSSLYRPDTAKPHKDPFDRLLICQAKCENMVFLTHDTLLADYHEPCVYLV